The Rhizobium leguminosarum DNA segment GCATGCCAGCGTCGAAAAGGAGCTTGCCGCCTGGCGCGAACTCGCCCTCTCCACGGATTTTTCGAGCGATGCAACGGCCTCGGCCTGAGAGCCAGGGCCGGTACCGCCGCCGCATCCCGGATGTAAGGGTGCGGCGGCACTGTCGTTACGGCGGGAAAGAGCGCCTTGCGGCATATTGGGCATTCGCCTCACGCCGCGGATGGCCTAGATCTAAGGCAGATCACCACCGTGAAGAGGCAAATCCATGTCCATCAAGACCATCTGCGTTTATGGCGCCGGCGCCCTCGGCGGTGCCATCGCCGCCAAGCTCGCAAGCCGGGCCGATGACGACATCACTGTTTCCGTCGTCGCGCGCGGGGCACATCTCGACGCCATCCGCAGCAACGGCCTCAGCCTGCGCGAAGCCGATGCGGAAACGCCGCTCAACGTGCGGCTGACCGCAACCGACGATCCCAACACATTGCCGCCGCAGGATCTGGTCATCACCGGCCTCAAGGGCCATCAATTGGCGCCCGCCGCAGCGGGTATCGCAGGCCTGCTGAAACAGAGCACCCGCGTCGTGATGATCCTCAACGGCATTCCCTGGTGGTATTTCCATCGCGACACCAGGAGCGGGCATGCAGAACTGCAATTCGATGAGCTCGATCCCGGCGGCAGGCTTTGGCGGCTGGTCGGCCCCGAGCGCGTGATTGGCTGCGTCGCCTATCAAGGCGCCGAAGTGGTCAATCCGGGTGAGATCCAGCTTTCCCACAAAGGGCGCTTCGTGCTCGGCGAGCCATCCGGCGAAATGTCGGTCGATCTGGAGGCCATAGCGGCGGTGCTGACCGGCGCCGATCTGCGTGTTGCGACCACTCCCGATATCCGAAGCGAAATCTGGAGCAAGTTGATGGGCAACGCTGCCTTCAACCCGATCAGCGCTCTGACACGGGCGCTGATGACGGACATCATGACGGATCCGTCGCTCATGGACATGGTGAGCAAAGTTATGAAGGAAGTGCTTAATGTCGGCGATGCGCTCGGCGCACATTTCAGCATGACAGTCGAGCAGCGGCTGGAACAATCGCGCCATATTGGCGGCGTTCGGACATCGATGCTGCAGGACCTGATCGGCGGCAAGGCGCTCGAAATCACGCCGCTGGTCGGCATGCTGGTGGCGCTTGGACGCCTGACTGCAGTACCGACGCCGGCATCGGAAACGATCCTGGCGCTGGTGACGCAGCTGGATCGGGAAAACCGACGCGGCAGCTGATGGCGAGAAAAATGCGGCCGGGAAAAATCCGGCCGCCTCGGCTATTTTCCGACCTGCTCGGCCCAGTTCGGCGCCTTGCCGCCGCCGTCGAGGAAGGTCATTGCCACATTCGCCATGAGCGGCGAGGCGAAAGTCTCGTAGTGGGTGAGATCGGGTAGGATCGCCAGCCGGTTCTTCGACATGTTTTCCCGCATCCAGCCGGCATCGCGCAGGCCGCCGCCGAGCTTTTGGTAGAAGTCGACCATATGCTCGGGACGGATCATGTCGGCATCGCCATAGATCAGCATCACCGGCATGGTGAGCTTGGCGACCGCATCGCTATAATCCTTGGGTTCGCGCATCAGCGCTCCCATGGCATCAAGCAGTTTCGGAAATTCGGAAATGTCGGGCGCCACCGCCTTATAGGAGAGGAACATCGGCGTGTCCTTCATCATCTCGGCCATGCCGGCGCCGACGGCCGCCTGCTGCGGCAGCATCTCCGGGAAAAAGCCGTCCTGCGCATAGGGCGCCGAGAGGATCACCAGACGGCGCACCTGGTCGGGCGCGTTTGCCGCCATGTTCAGCGCCACCCCGCCCCCGAAGGAATAGCCGAAGACGTCGAGCTTGTCGTAGCCGAGCTGCTTCACCAGGATCGCGAGATCGGCACCGATTGCCGCAAGGTCGATCGGCCGCTTGCCGAGCGGCGTGCGGCCATGGCCCTGCAGATCGACGGCGATCACCTGCCGGTGGTCGGCGAAAACAGGCATGACGGGCGCGAACATTTCGATCTGCCCGAGGCCACCGTGAAGCAGCAGCAGCGGTTCGCCCTCGCCGCGGATCTCATAGTAATAATCGATGCCGTTGACCGGCAGACTTCCCTTTTTGACGATCGGCGCTACCGCCTTCTCCTCGACAACGGGTACTTCACCGCCGGCGCTCGACATATCGGGCGCGGCCAGGAATGTGGCAGCCGTTGCGACCATCGAAATCAACGTCATCTTCGTCATATCCTTGCTCCATGTTTGCGTCGATACCGCAAGGACGGCAGGGATCAGGCTTTTCCGACACCGCGCTTAGAAACTTGTCGATTGAGGCTTCAAGACTGATTTCCAACTTTTCCTTAACCGGCATGCTGGTAAAATCTTCGCAGAGACTTCAGATGCCACGAGACCAATGCCGAAACCGAATTTCCGCTTCACCCATTACGATCTCAAGGAACAACGCGCCGGAACGATCGTCGAGGTGTCGTTGAATGCGGTGAACAATGTCCGCTTGATGACGGCGCCGAATTTCCAGCGCTTCACCGAGGTTCTCGATTTCAAATATATCGGCGGCGTGGCGCGCAAATCGCCGATCAAGATCGCCGTTCCGGAAAGCGGCCACTGGCATATCGTTGTCGATATGGAAGGCCATCACGGACTGGCGGACTCTTCCGTCAAGGTGATCGCCGCGCCCGTCAATCAGAAGACGCCGCGCGCCTCCTGAGCTTTACAGCACCGCGTTTCTACTCCGAAGCGTAGTGGTAGCGCCGACGCGCTCCATGGACACGTCCAATCGAGCTGATCTTTGATTACGATCAATGAATCAGGCTGCCATGTCGATCACAATTCACCCGTTGCGAGCCGTAGCCGCCCAGAGCGCGAACCCATGCAAATCGGCTTAGCTTCCATAACCAGAGCGCTGGTGGAAACAGCAGACCATGATCTTCATCACGTAGGAAGTGGTCCATGACTTCGAACCTGATCGGTCGTATCACCAATATCATTGATCCTGGCGATGCGCTCGGTGAAGTACTTTTCGGATTGATTATGGCGCTGACGTGGACGGTCGGCTCGAGGCTGGTATTTGAAAAAGAAGGGCTAAATGTCCACGATCTGATCGTCGCAACGATCGGCTGCAACGTCGCTTGGGGGATCATTGACGCCGTCTTGTTCTTCCTGGGTACGACGTTTTACAAAAGCAGGCGGCTGCGCCTTTTTCGGCAAATCAAAACCGCCAGAAGCGAATCTGCCGCGCTGACGGTGCTCGCGAACGAATTCCCGATTGCAGAAGCACCGTTCTCTGCAAGGGGCGCCGACGCGGACGCACTCTATCGAGCACTCCTGACGCTCGCATGCCGGGCCGAGCCTGTGAAGGTGTCCCTACCGAAAGCTGATCTGTTTGCCGCAATCGCGGTCTTCGTTCTGGTCTCAGCCACCGCCATTCCGGCAGTGATCCCTTTCCTTCTCATCGACAGTGCGCACCTTGCGCTGAGAACCAGCAACCTGTTTCTCATCATGCTGCTGTTTGTGACGGGCTATGCGTGGGCGAGGTTTTCAGGAGGCAGGCCTTTTTATGCAGGAATGACGATGACTTGTCTCGGCTTGCTTCTGGTTGCAATAGCGATCGCGCTTGGCGGCTGAGCTCCCTTCACCAACCGAACAGGCTCAGACGCGTCAGCGCGGCTTGCGCTCCTTGCGAAGCTTGTCCCACCATTCCAGCCGCTTGCGGATATCGCGCTCGAAACCGCGCTCCGGCGGATCGTAGAAGGTCTGGCGGCCCATCTTCTCCGGGAAATAATCCTGGCCGGAAAAGGCGTCCGGCTCATCGTGATCGTAGCGGTAGCCGTCGCCGTAACCTTCGCCCTTCATCAGCTTGGTCGGCGCATTGAGGATGTGCTTCGGCGGCAGCAGCGAGCCGTTCTGCTTGGCGGCATGGCTTGCCGCCTTGAAGGCGGTGTAGACGGCATTCGATTTCGGGGCGGTGGCGAGATAGACGCAGGCCTGCGCCAGCGCCAGTTCGCCCTCCGGGGAACCGAGATACTCATAGGCATCCTTGGCGGCATTGCAGATCACCAGCGCCTGCGGATCGGCAAGACCGATATCCTCCACCGCCATGCGCACCAGCCGCCGGCCGAGATAGAGCGGGTCCTCGCCGGCATCGAACATCCGGGCGAGATAGTAGAGCGCGGCATCCGGGTCGGAGCCGCGCACGGATTTATGCAGCGCCGAGATCAGATTGTAATGGCCGTCCTGCGCCTTGTCATAGACCGGGGCACGGCGCTGGACGATGCGCGTCAGGCCTTCGGTGTCGAAGCTTTCACCCTCGCGCGCGGCGCGCCAGACCTCTTCCGCGAGCGTCAGCACCGCACGACCGTCGCCGTCGGCCATCCGGATCAGGCTGGCGCGAGCCTCCTCCTTCAACGGCAGCGGCTTCACCTCGATCGTTTCGGCACGCTTCAGCAACTCCTCTAGGCTCTCCTCGTCATGCGACTTGAAGGTCAGCACCCGCGCGCGCGACAGCAAAGCGGCGTTGAGTTCGAAGGACGGGTTTTCGGTGGTGGCGCCGACGAGAATGACGGTGCCATCCTCCATGACCGGCAGGAAACTGTCCTGCTGGGCGCGGTTGAAACGATGGATCTCGTCGACGAAGAGCAGCGTCTGACGGCCATCCATACGCCGCAGGCGGGCTGTCTCGAACACCTTCTTCAGATCGGCGACGCCGGAAAAGATCGCCGATATCTGTTCGAAAGCCAAACCCGCCTCGCCCGACAGCAGCCGCGCCACCGTCGTCTTGCCGGTGCCGGGCGGGCCCCAGAAGATCATCGAGCCGAGCGAACCGCTTTCGATCATTCTCTTCAGCACGCCGTCTTCACCGGTCAGGTGTTCCTGCCCGGTGACATCGGCGAGCGTCTTCGGCCGCAGCCGGTCGGCAAGCGGCCGCTTGGCGGCCACCTCCTCCGGAACACGCGGCGCGAAGAGATCATTGCTCATCGGAAGAACTGCCGGATGCGCTGACCGTCGCGCTCGATCTCCACCCGCCAGAGGCCGGGGTCGCTATCGGCGATTTCGGACAGTTCGCTGGTTGACTTCACATCCGTGCCGTTGATCGAGACGATAATATCCTTCGGCTCGAAACCGAGACGGGCGGCAGGAGAATCCTCCTTCACCTCGGAGACGACGACGCCTGCCGATTCCGGCGGCATGCGCAGTTCGTCGGCGACCCGCGGCGACAGATTCTCGACGACAGCTCCGCTAAAGGGGGTGCGCCCGCCGATGGTGCGCTGGTCACGCGGCGAGGTTTCCGGGGCGCGATCGAGCGTCAACGGCAGTTGCTGCTCGCGGCCGTTCTCGACGACGGTGAGCTTGACCGACTTGCCGAGACCGGCCGTCGTCAGCCGGTAAAGCAGCGCATCAGGATGTTCGACGGAAATACCGTCAACAGCGGTGACGATTTGGCCGGCCTTCAGCCCGGCCTTGGCGGCCGGGCCGCCTTCCGAAACCTTGACGACGAGCGCGCCGCGGGCTTTGTTTAGCCCCAGCGCCTCAGCCACTTCAGAGGTTACGGCATCGAAACTCGCCCCGACATAGGGCCGCTCGAAGGATTTGACGCCGGCATCTGCCGAAGCGAGGAAGACCTTGACCAGATTGGCGGGAATGGCAAAACCGATGCCGTTCGAGCCGCCGCCGCGTGAGAAGATCGCGGTGTTGATGCCGATCAGTTCGCCTTTCATATTCATCAAGGCGCCGCCGGAATTGCCGGGATTGATCGAGGCGTCGGTCTGGATGAAGAAGCCGAACTCGTTCCTGACCACCTGGTTGCGGGCAAGTGCGGAGACGATGCCGCTGGTCACCGTCTGGCCGACACCAAAGGGGTTGCCGATCGCCAGCACGAGATCGCCGACCTCAACGGCATCGGAATTGCCGATCGGCAAAGTCGGAAAACTTTCCTTGGTGTCGATCTTCAGCACGGCAAGGTCGACACGGTCGTCGCGCAACACCACCTTGCAGGGGAATTCGCGGCCGTCCGGTAGCGCAACCTTGATGTCGTCGGCGCCTTCGACGACGTGATTGTTGGTCACGACGGTGCCGTTCGCCTCGACAATGACGCCGGAGCCGAGCGATGACTGCTTCTCCGAACGGTTCGGCATCTGCTGACCGAAAAACTGCTCGAAGAAGGGGTCGCCGGCAAAGGGCGACTGCCGCCGGACGGTCTTTTCCGCATAGACATTGACGACGGCGCCCGACGTCTGTTTGACGAGCGGCGCGAAGGAGAGCTGCATCTGCATCTGGCTCTCGGGTACGGTCTTTACGGTCTGCGCATTGGCCGCAGCCGGCAGAACGAGCATGAGAGCGAACAGCGAGACGGAGGCGCGCTTGAACAGTCCTTGCATGGGTATCCTTTTTGAATCCTCGTGTGGAACGTTTTAGAGCATGCTGCCGAAAAGTGTGAGCGGTTTTCAGACGACATCATGCTCTAACTACTTAATTGCGAACAGGATTCAGATTTTAGGCCGAACCGGCCTAAATCATCCTGTTCTGTGGCCCGACGCTAGAAAGGAAAGAGGGCGGAAGCATGGAAGAATAAGGCAAGGGGACGTCTTGGAAACCGATTGAAGTCATTGCGAGCTTGATTCAGGAATTTCGGCCATGCAACTGATATCAAAAGCCAAAAACTGGGCGAAGTCACTGAAGCGTGACATCGTGGCTCTATGGCTTGCCGCCCGGGACCCCCGCGTGCCCTGGCATGCCAAAGCCGTGGCCGGCGCCGTTGCCGCATATGCGCTGTCGCCAATCGATCTTATCCCCGATTTCATTCCCGTGCTCGGTTATCTCGACGATCTCCTGATCGTGCCGCTCGGCATCCTGCTGGCGATCCGGCTCGTTCCGGCTGATGTGATGGCTGCGCTTCGCGCTGAGGCGGCAAGACTTATCGAACGTCCCTCCAGTCGTCTCGGATTGATCTTCATCCTTGCCGTCTGGCTCGCCTGCATCATCTTCCTGGCTCTGACATTGCGCAAATTGGTTTGACCGGCGACAACAGGGATATAGGAATGATGACGGCAAGAGCGATGACGATGGTCTTTGGCTTTGCGATTTCGATCTTTGCATCGGATATGGCCCAGGCGGCGAGCTTCGACTGCGATGCGAAAGAATTGAAGCCGGACGAAAAGGCGATCTGCGACAACCGCGCGCTCAACGATGCCGACGTGAAGATGGTGACGACTTTCGAGCTGCTTTCCGGTCTGCTGGCGATGGGCTCACGCGGAACATTGCAAGACGAGCAGACGGCCTGGCTGAAAAAACGACAGGAATGCGCGGCGGATGCCGTCTGTATCAAGGCTGCCTATGACGAGCGGCTGAAGCAGCTCGGCGAGACCTATAAAAACATCAACCGGCCGCTTTGAAGGCGACCGGTCGGTGGAGTAGCTGACTCTCAATCAGCGGGGAATAGGTTCGACCAGTTAGCGGGCGTTCAGATCCCGCACCGCGCCGCGATCGGCACTTGTCGCGAAGGCGGCATAGGCCTTCAGCGCCGTCGTGACGTTGCGCTTGCGCACTTCGACCGGATGCCAGCCCTTGGCGTCCTGATCGGCGCGGCGGGCGGCAAGTTCTGTCTCGCTGACGCGCAGGCTGATCGTCCGGTTCGGGATGTCGATGTCGATCATGTCGCCCTCGCGCACCAAGCCGATCGTGCCGCCATTTGCCGCTTCCGGCGAGGCGTGGCCGATCGACAGTCCGGAGGTGCCGCCGGAGAAGCGGCCGTCGGTGATGAGCGCACAGGCCTTGCCGAGGCCCTTCGACTTCAGATAGCTCGTCGGATAGAGCATTTCCTGCATTCCGGGGCCGCCCTTCGGGCCTTCGTAGCGGATGACGACGACATCACCCGCCTTGACCTCGTTGGCGAGGATTGCCTTGACGGAAGCGTCCTGGCTTTCGAAGACGCGGGCCGGGCCGGAGAATTTCAGGATCGATTCATCGACGCCGGCCGTCTTGACGATGCAGCCGTCGATCGCAAGGTTGCCCTTGAGCACGGCCAGACCACCATCCTTGGAGAAAGGATGCTCGACCGAGCGGATGACGCCGTTCTCGCGATCGGTGTCGAGTTCGTCCCAGCGGGCGTCCTGGCTGAAGGCGACCTGGGTCGGGATGCCGCCGGGAGCGGCACGATAGAAGTTGCGCACCGTTTCGCTGCTGGTGCGGGTGATATCCCAGCGGTCGATCGCATCACCCAGCGTCTCGGCATGCACGGTCGGGCAATCGCGATTGAGCAGACCGCCCTTGTCGAGTTCACCGAGGATCGACATGATGCCGCCGGCGCGGTGCACGTCTTCCATATGAACATCGCTTTTGGCGGGTGCGACCTTCGACAGGCAGGGAACCCGGCGCGACAGCGCGTCGATATCGGCCATGGTGAAATCGACCTCGCCTTCATGGGCGGCAGCAAGAATGTGCAGGACAGTATTGGTCGAGCCGCCCATGGCGATATCGAGCGTCATGGCATTCTCAAAAGCTTGCTTGGAAGCGATGTTGCGCGGCAGCGTCTTGATGTCGTCCTGCTCGTAATAGCGGCGGGCGAGATCGACGATCAGATGACCGGCCTCGACGAAGAGGCGCTTGCGGTCGGCGTGAGTTGCGAGCGTCGAGCCGTTGCCGGGCAGCGACAGGCCGAGCGCTTCCGTCAGGCAGTTCATCGAATTGGCGGTGAACATGCCGGAGCAGGAGCCGCAGGTCGGACAGGCCGAGCGTTCGATGGTCTGGACATCCTCGTCGCTGATCTTGTCATCGGCTGCGGCGACCATGGCATCGACGAGGTCGAGCGCGTGCGTCTTGCCGTGCAGCACGACCTTGCCCGCTTCCATCGGCCCCCCGGAGACGAAGACCGTCGGGATGTTGAGGCGCAGCGACGCCATCAGCATGCCGGGAGTGATCTTGTCGCAGTTGGAGATGCAGACCATAGCGTCGGCGCAATGGGCATTGACCATGTATTCGACGCTGTCGGCAATGAGTTCGCGCGAGGGCAGCGAATAGAGCATGCCGTCATGGCCCATGGCGATGCCGTCGTCGACAGCGATCGTGTTGAACTCCTTGGCGACACCGCCGGCCGCCTCGATTTCGCGGGCAACAAGCTGGCCGAGGTCCTTCAGGTGCACGTGACCGGGCACGAACTGGGTGAAGGAATTCACCACCGCGATGATCGGCTTGCCGAAATCCGAATCCTTCATGCCCGTGGCGCGCCAAAGGCCGCGCGCGCCTGCCATGTTGCGGCCGTGGGTCGTGGTTCTGGAACGGTAGGCTGGCATCGGTGTCTTCCTCGATGTGTCGGAGATCATCAGGCGAAGCGGGGCAGGCATTGAGGCTGCGGCCGGGCAACGCTGCTTTTTGGAATTGTCCTAATCCAATCGACGGGGGCTGTCACTACCGGCAAGGCCAAATCCGGTACGCTGCCGGGAGAAGCGCCTTCAGCGCCATTGATGACATACGGTTCGGCGCGAGGTTTGGTTACAGCCTATTCCATCACAGGCGAACACAAAAAATTGGCTTCCTGTCGGTGATATTCAAGGCATAGACACTAATCCGAACATGCGGGCGGTTCGTTTAAGAACTATATTCAAGAAAACGCCCTGGAGGTTTTCGACATGCCAAGCTATCGCCCGCCGAAGGTCGCTTCGTCCGAGATCACGCCACGCCAGATCTACCTGCGCCGTCGTGAATTCCTGGGCGCGGCAGCACTTGGCGCCATGGGGCTCTACGGCGCCGGCAAGGCCAGTGCTGCCGCCCTCTCCGCGGTTGAAAGCAAGTACAAGGTCGACGAGAAGCCGACGCCGATCAATGACGTCACGACCTATAACAATTTCTATGAGTTCGGCCTCGACAAGGGCGATCCGGCCGCGAACTCCGGCGATTTCAAGCCGCTGCCCTGGACCATCAAGGTCGACGGCATGGTCAACAAGCCAGGCACTTTCGACCTCGATGCGCTGATCAAGGAATTTCCGATCGAGGAGCGCACCTATCGCATGCGCTGCGTCGAGGCCTGGTCGATGGTCATCCCCTGGGACGGCTTTCCGCTGGCATCGCTGCTCGACAAGGTAGAGCCGCTCGGCAGCGCCAAATACGTCGCCTTCGAAACCGTCGTGCGGCCGGACGAGATGCCGGGGCAGAAGGGCTTTTTCCAGTCGCTCGACTGGCCTTATATCGAGGGTCTGCGCCTCGACGAGGCGCGCCATCCGCTGACGCTGCTGGCCGTCGGGCTTTATGGTGAAACGCTGCCGAACCAGAACGGTGCGCCGGTCCGTCTCGTTGTGCCATGGAAATACGGCTTCAAGGGCATCAAGTCGATCGTCAGGGTCACGCTTACCGACCAGCAGCCGAAGAACACCTGGCAGGTGACCAATTCGCAGGAATACGGCTTCTACGCCAACGTCAACCCTGCGGTCGACCATCCGCGCTGGAGCCAGGCGAGCGAGCGGCGAATCGGCGAAAGCGGCTTCTTCGGCGCGAGCCGCCACCCCACCCTGCCCTTCAACGGTTATGCCGACGAGGTGGCGAGCCTTTATGCCGGCATGGATCTGAAGGCGAATTTCTGATGGCGGAACTATCGCTTGCCATTCCCAAGCGCTGGCAGCCCGCCTCCGTCTGGCTGCTTTATGTCGTCGGGCTCGTGCCGGCGGCCTGGACCTTCTATCTCGGAGCGACCGATCAGCTCGGCGCCGATCCGGTCAAGACCTTCGAGCTTTTCCTCGGCATCTGGACGATCCGTTTCCTGATCGCAACGCTTGCCGTCTCCCCTGCCCGCGAGCTCTTCGGCTGGAACTATCTGCGCTATCGCCGCGCGCTGGGCCTGCTGACCTTCTACTACGCGCTGATGCATTTTACCGTCTACATGGTGCTCGACCAGGCGATGGAAATCCATGCCGTCATCAACGACGTACTGAAGCGTCCCTTCATCATGTTCGGCATGGCCGGGCTTGCGATGCTCATTCCGCTGGCGGTGACATCCAATAATTTCTCGATCCGCCGCCTCGGCAAAAGCTGGATCTGGCTGCACCGACTTGTCACCATCATCGCCGCCTGCGGAGCGCTGCACTTCGCGCTCTCAACCAAGATCCTCGATCTCCAGCAATATATCTATGTCGGGCTGATCATCGCGCTCATCCTCTACCGTTCCTGGCGGCCGATCGCGCGCAGCCGGAAGAAAGGCCAGGGGCGAACCCGCAATCGCGCGATGGCGTCGGCTTCGTGAGACGACGGTAGACCTACCGGCGAAGATGCATCACAGTCCAGCGGCCGGGATCGAAGGCGCAGGCCGCGGCGATCCCGATCGCATAGGCCAGCATGTTCCACAGCGAAAAGATGCGGCCGAGCAGCAGCGCGCCTGCGGTGGTCAGCCGAAACGCGTCGAGCCAGGGCGTGTGATAGAGCCGGAATAACTCCACTGAGATCGCTATGACCAACGCCATGACCGCAATGCCTGCGGGCCGCGACCTCGCGACAAAGAGCGTCACGAGCAGATAGACCATCGCCCCCCAGAGCGCCGAGCCACCATACTTGACGACGACAAAGGGTAGATCGAGCGCATAGCCAGACCGTCTAAGCGCCAGCCCAAGCGCTATCACCACAAGCAGGGCTGCGAGGCGGAGGAACCGCACTTGGGAGCGAGTCTGAACGATTTCGCGCAATGAGACCTATCCTATATCAGTTAGCCCGTTGGACGGTTGAGGTGGAGATAGCGAATGATCGACGAGCTGCTGTTTGTCTCGCAGATCGGCGCCCCACTTTCGTCCACGACCGATGCACAAACAAAAACAGCCGGGCTTTGTGAGCCCGGCTGTTTTGCATCCACCGAAGCGGAAGATTTAAGCGGCGACGGCCTGCTCTTCGGCAGCGACGCGGGCCTTGTCGGCTGCGCCCTTGGCGAAGGTGTCGCGATCAACGAATTCGATCACGGCCATGGCGGCATTGTCGCCCTGGCGGAAGCCGGCCTTCATGATGCGCAGGTAGCCGCCGTTGCGGGTGGCGTAACGCGTTGCGATCGTGTCGAACAGCTTCGAAACGACGGCGGCATCGCGGATCTGCGAGATCGCCTGACGGCGAGCGTGCAGGTCGCCGCGCTTGCCAAGCGTGACCAGCTTCTCGACGATCGGACGGATTTCCTTGGCCTTCGGCAGGGTCGTGACGATCTGCTCGTGGGTAATCAGCGAAGCGGCCATGTTGGCGAACATCGCCTTGCGGTGGCTTGCAGTTCTATTCAGCTTGCGGCCGGCTTTACCATGGCGCATTGCTATTCTCCTTTAATGCAGGTGCCCTTACACTAAGTGGGCCTGCCGTTTCCTGGCACATGCAGGCGATCGGCCTGCTGTTTGACGGGGAAAGGCAGCCGAAAGAGCCTGCCTTCTGTTATGTTCTTGCGATCGGCGTGCGGGCGGAAAACCGCTTCACACTTTTCCTCACGCCGCTCAGTATTGGTCTTCGTAACGCTTGGCGAGATCTTCGATGTTCTCGGGCGGCCATGCCGGCACTTCCATGC contains these protein-coding regions:
- a CDS encoding ketopantoate reductase family protein; the protein is MSIKTICVYGAGALGGAIAAKLASRADDDITVSVVARGAHLDAIRSNGLSLREADAETPLNVRLTATDDPNTLPPQDLVITGLKGHQLAPAAAGIAGLLKQSTRVVMILNGIPWWYFHRDTRSGHAELQFDELDPGGRLWRLVGPERVIGCVAYQGAEVVNPGEIQLSHKGRFVLGEPSGEMSVDLEAIAAVLTGADLRVATTPDIRSEIWSKLMGNAAFNPISALTRALMTDIMTDPSLMDMVSKVMKEVLNVGDALGAHFSMTVEQRLEQSRHIGGVRTSMLQDLIGGKALEITPLVGMLVALGRLTAVPTPASETILALVTQLDRENRRGS
- a CDS encoding alpha/beta fold hydrolase, whose product is MTKMTLISMVATAATFLAAPDMSSAGGEVPVVEEKAVAPIVKKGSLPVNGIDYYYEIRGEGEPLLLLHGGLGQIEMFAPVMPVFADHRQVIAVDLQGHGRTPLGKRPIDLAAIGADLAILVKQLGYDKLDVFGYSFGGGVALNMAANAPDQVRRLVILSAPYAQDGFFPEMLPQQAAVGAGMAEMMKDTPMFLSYKAVAPDISEFPKLLDAMGALMREPKDYSDAVAKLTMPVMLIYGDADMIRPEHMVDFYQKLGGGLRDAGWMRENMSKNRLAILPDLTHYETFASPLMANVAMTFLDGGGKAPNWAEQVGK
- a CDS encoding DUF1883 domain-containing protein produces the protein MPKPNFRFTHYDLKEQRAGTIVEVSLNAVNNVRLMTAPNFQRFTEVLDFKYIGGVARKSPIKIAVPESGHWHIVVDMEGHHGLADSSVKVIAAPVNQKTPRAS
- a CDS encoding VIT1/CCC1 transporter family protein gives rise to the protein MTSNLIGRITNIIDPGDALGEVLFGLIMALTWTVGSRLVFEKEGLNVHDLIVATIGCNVAWGIIDAVLFFLGTTFYKSRRLRLFRQIKTARSESAALTVLANEFPIAEAPFSARGADADALYRALLTLACRAEPVKVSLPKADLFAAIAVFVLVSATAIPAVIPFLLIDSAHLALRTSNLFLIMLLFVTGYAWARFSGGRPFYAGMTMTCLGLLLVAIAIALGG
- a CDS encoding replication-associated recombination protein A — translated: MSNDLFAPRVPEEVAAKRPLADRLRPKTLADVTGQEHLTGEDGVLKRMIESGSLGSMIFWGPPGTGKTTVARLLSGEAGLAFEQISAIFSGVADLKKVFETARLRRMDGRQTLLFVDEIHRFNRAQQDSFLPVMEDGTVILVGATTENPSFELNAALLSRARVLTFKSHDEESLEELLKRAETIEVKPLPLKEEARASLIRMADGDGRAVLTLAEEVWRAAREGESFDTEGLTRIVQRRAPVYDKAQDGHYNLISALHKSVRGSDPDAALYYLARMFDAGEDPLYLGRRLVRMAVEDIGLADPQALVICNAAKDAYEYLGSPEGELALAQACVYLATAPKSNAVYTAFKAASHAAKQNGSLLPPKHILNAPTKLMKGEGYGDGYRYDHDEPDAFSGQDYFPEKMGRQTFYDPPERGFERDIRKRLEWWDKLRKERKPR
- a CDS encoding DegQ family serine endoprotease, with product MQGLFKRASVSLFALMLVLPAAANAQTVKTVPESQMQMQLSFAPLVKQTSGAVVNVYAEKTVRRQSPFAGDPFFEQFFGQQMPNRSEKQSSLGSGVIVEANGTVVTNNHVVEGADDIKVALPDGREFPCKVVLRDDRVDLAVLKIDTKESFPTLPIGNSDAVEVGDLVLAIGNPFGVGQTVTSGIVSALARNQVVRNEFGFFIQTDASINPGNSGGALMNMKGELIGINTAIFSRGGGSNGIGFAIPANLVKVFLASADAGVKSFERPYVGASFDAVTSEVAEALGLNKARGALVVKVSEGGPAAKAGLKAGQIVTAVDGISVEHPDALLYRLTTAGLGKSVKLTVVENGREQQLPLTLDRAPETSPRDQRTIGGRTPFSGAVVENLSPRVADELRMPPESAGVVVSEVKEDSPAARLGFEPKDIIVSINGTDVKSTSELSEIADSDPGLWRVEIERDGQRIRQFFR
- a CDS encoding YkvA family protein; translation: MQLISKAKNWAKSLKRDIVALWLAARDPRVPWHAKAVAGAVAAYALSPIDLIPDFIPVLGYLDDLLIVPLGILLAIRLVPADVMAALRAEAARLIERPSSRLGLIFILAVWLACIIFLALTLRKLV
- a CDS encoding lysozyme inhibitor LprI family protein; its protein translation is MMTARAMTMVFGFAISIFASDMAQAASFDCDAKELKPDEKAICDNRALNDADVKMVTTFELLSGLLAMGSRGTLQDEQTAWLKKRQECAADAVCIKAAYDERLKQLGETYKNINRPL
- the ilvD gene encoding dihydroxy-acid dehydratase — protein: MPAYRSRTTTHGRNMAGARGLWRATGMKDSDFGKPIIAVVNSFTQFVPGHVHLKDLGQLVAREIEAAGGVAKEFNTIAVDDGIAMGHDGMLYSLPSRELIADSVEYMVNAHCADAMVCISNCDKITPGMLMASLRLNIPTVFVSGGPMEAGKVVLHGKTHALDLVDAMVAAADDKISDEDVQTIERSACPTCGSCSGMFTANSMNCLTEALGLSLPGNGSTLATHADRKRLFVEAGHLIVDLARRYYEQDDIKTLPRNIASKQAFENAMTLDIAMGGSTNTVLHILAAAHEGEVDFTMADIDALSRRVPCLSKVAPAKSDVHMEDVHRAGGIMSILGELDKGGLLNRDCPTVHAETLGDAIDRWDITRTSSETVRNFYRAAPGGIPTQVAFSQDARWDELDTDRENGVIRSVEHPFSKDGGLAVLKGNLAIDGCIVKTAGVDESILKFSGPARVFESQDASVKAILANEVKAGDVVVIRYEGPKGGPGMQEMLYPTSYLKSKGLGKACALITDGRFSGGTSGLSIGHASPEAANGGTIGLVREGDMIDIDIPNRTISLRVSETELAARRADQDAKGWHPVEVRKRNVTTALKAYAAFATSADRGAVRDLNAR